One Solibacillus sp. R5-41 DNA segment encodes these proteins:
- a CDS encoding site-specific integrase has translation MKKNNSSPIKNYQNKDGKTLYMFRVFLGTDELTGKAKNTTRRGFKTKKEAELALARIKLQVSEGTYKQKSAETYQEVYDLWINQYEKTVEESTFVKTAGYFKNHILPAMGNYRIEKITIAICQKHYNEWATKVQKARTIKSYAKKVLDFAIVHGFIQTNPFTHVETKVKKAFTESVEEGSENFYIKDELITFLEKAKEHLNFKAYALLRLIAYTGMRKSEALALTWNDVNFVESELTINKAIGRGKQTQLYLKTTKTGKPRAIKLDETTLLILKEWNKHQKQQYIKLGFNTMKKNQLIFSNTKNEFIQPVQVQKWMYSVQNKYQFKHVSPHGLRHTHCSLLFEAGASIKEVQDRLGHSDVKTTLDIYTHVTKKAKEGAIQKFVNYLEG, from the coding sequence ATGAAAAAAAATAATTCTTCACCCATCAAAAATTATCAAAATAAAGATGGTAAAACATTATATATGTTTCGAGTATTTTTAGGAACAGATGAACTAACAGGAAAAGCTAAAAACACTACACGCCGTGGATTTAAAACAAAAAAAGAAGCAGAGCTCGCTTTAGCACGTATTAAACTACAAGTATCTGAAGGAACATACAAACAAAAGAGCGCAGAAACCTACCAGGAAGTTTACGATCTTTGGATTAACCAATATGAAAAAACTGTAGAAGAAAGTACATTTGTTAAAACAGCTGGCTACTTCAAAAATCATATCTTACCTGCTATGGGTAATTATCGTATCGAAAAAATCACGATTGCTATTTGCCAAAAACATTACAATGAATGGGCTACAAAAGTTCAAAAAGCGCGTACAATTAAATCCTATGCAAAAAAAGTTTTAGATTTCGCTATTGTACATGGCTTTATTCAAACTAACCCATTCACACATGTTGAGACCAAAGTAAAGAAAGCCTTTACTGAAAGTGTAGAAGAAGGAAGCGAAAATTTTTATATTAAAGATGAGCTAATTACATTTCTAGAAAAGGCAAAAGAGCATCTTAACTTTAAGGCATATGCCCTATTACGATTAATTGCTTATACAGGGATGCGAAAAAGTGAGGCATTAGCATTAACCTGGAATGATGTAAACTTTGTAGAAAGTGAACTCACAATCAATAAAGCAATTGGCCGTGGTAAACAAACACAACTTTATTTAAAAACAACCAAAACCGGCAAGCCACGCGCAATAAAACTAGATGAAACAACGTTATTGATCTTAAAAGAATGGAATAAGCATCAGAAGCAGCAATATATAAAACTTGGGTTTAATACAATGAAGAAGAATCAGTTGATATTTAGCAACACTAAAAACGAATTTATTCAACCTGTGCAAGTACAAAAATGGATGTATAGTGTGCAAAATAAATATCAGTTCAAGCATGTATCGCCACATGGCCTTCGACATACGCATTGCTCACTTTTATTCGAAGCGGGTGCAAGCATTAAAGAAGTACAAGATCGCTTAGGACATTCAGATGTTAAGACTACTTTAGACATTTATACACATGTAACTAAAAAAGCGAAAGAAGGTGCTATACAGAAGTTTGTGAACTATTTAGAGGGTTAA
- a CDS encoding AraC family transcriptional regulator, whose product MVTKKMELLQQAEIVDRIIFHIEKNFRVKNCLKDLHEVIFVEYPVYEKVFQEQVNLTIHEYIVRLRTEQAVRLLEETQLDVKEVAIAVGINGYFEFVRIFEKQMGISPSKYRNQICKAKVVK is encoded by the coding sequence GTGGTTACAAAAAAAATGGAACTTTTACAACAGGCTGAAATAGTAGATAGGATTATTTTTCACATTGAAAAAAACTTTCGTGTAAAAAATTGCTTAAAGGATTTACATGAAGTGATATTTGTGGAGTATCCTGTTTATGAAAAGGTTTTTCAAGAACAAGTAAATTTAACAATTCATGAATACATCGTTAGATTACGTACGGAACAAGCCGTCCGATTATTAGAAGAAACACAATTGGATGTAAAGGAAGTTGCAATAGCGGTAGGAATAAATGGCTATTTTGAATTTGTCCGTATTTTCGAAAAGCAAATGGGGATTAGTCCTAGCAAGTATAGGAATCAAATTTGCAAGGCGAAAGTAGTTAAATAG
- the smpB gene encoding SsrA-binding protein SmpB, with the protein MAKGAGKVIAQNKKANHDYFIEETIEAGMVLTGTEIKSVRASKVQLKDSYVRLRNGEAWIINMHVSPFDQGNRFNHDPLRERKLLLHKKQIGQLVGAVKRDGYTIVPLKMYIKDGYAKLLIGTGKGKKDYDKRNDMRKKEAKRDMERVFKDRQR; encoded by the coding sequence ATGGCAAAAGGCGCAGGTAAAGTAATAGCACAAAACAAAAAAGCGAATCATGATTATTTCATAGAAGAAACAATCGAGGCAGGTATGGTGCTGACTGGTACTGAAATTAAATCGGTTCGCGCAAGTAAGGTCCAGTTAAAGGATTCTTACGTGCGTCTACGAAACGGCGAAGCGTGGATTATTAATATGCATGTCAGCCCTTTTGATCAAGGAAATCGTTTTAATCACGATCCACTCCGTGAACGTAAGCTGCTCTTACATAAAAAGCAAATTGGTCAGCTTGTCGGCGCGGTAAAGCGCGATGGCTATACCATTGTTCCATTAAAAATGTATATTAAAGACGGCTATGCCAAACTTCTAATCGGAACCGGTAAAGGTAAAAAGGATTACGATAAGCGCAATGATATGCGTAAAAAAGAAGCAAAGCGCGACATGGAACGCGTATTCAAAGACCGTCAACGTTAA
- the rnr gene encoding ribonuclease R: MTQNNDFQTRILSFMKEEGYNPMTVSEIEEAFELEEADDFRELVKTLVKMEAQGHIVRSRSNRYGLPERMNLMRGRFIGHAKGFGFVAPEEQGMDDIFIPPYEINGALNGDTVLVRVLKETSGDRREGTITKVVERSKTTFVGTYQANRGFGFVVTDDKKLNMDIFIAKEDALGAVDGHKVVVEVTHWPDETKSATGMITKILGHRNDPGVDILSILYKYDIPPEFPEEVVQAATEVKDEISEQDLVGRRDLRNEVIVTIDGADAKDLDDAVTVIKNADGTYKLGVHIADVSYYVTQGSVLDIEAYERATSVYLTDRVIPMIPHRLSNGICSLNPQVDRLTLSCEMTIDGSGHVIKHEIFQSVINTTERMTYTDVYHILEHSDEHPELMERYADLVPMFRNMAELAQVLRNKRMTRGAIDFDFKESKVLVSEEGWPTEIVLRERTVAERLIEEFMLAANETIAEHFHWMELPFIYRIHEDPKPEKLQRFFEFVTNFGLVIKGSGASVHPKALQEIISAIEGLPEEPVISTMLLRSMQQAKYYPESLGHFGLSTDYYTHFTSPIRRYPDLIVHRLIRTYLINGDTSKETVFQWGQAMDEIADHTSNRERRAVEAERDTDALKKAQYMSDKIGEEFEGIVSSVTNFGIFVELENTVEGLVHISNMADDYYRFDDRSMMMIGERTGRQFRIGDEVKIRVANVVIEESSVDFEIVDMISNARPFKKQSTRVIHAGRQEKSRPERTGEKRDRKSRGGSKERPAKEKRSSRSDERDPRGRRKDGKSNDKPKFYEGIARGKKKKNKKKK, from the coding sequence ATGACTCAAAACAATGATTTTCAAACGCGAATCCTTTCTTTTATGAAAGAAGAGGGTTATAACCCAATGACAGTTTCTGAAATTGAGGAAGCTTTTGAATTAGAGGAAGCGGATGATTTCCGTGAGCTCGTTAAAACACTAGTTAAAATGGAAGCACAGGGCCATATTGTTCGCTCTCGTTCCAATCGATACGGATTGCCAGAACGTATGAATCTAATGCGCGGTCGCTTTATCGGACACGCGAAAGGATTCGGCTTCGTGGCACCAGAAGAACAAGGCATGGATGATATTTTTATTCCACCATATGAAATTAATGGTGCATTAAATGGCGACACAGTATTAGTCCGTGTATTAAAAGAAACTTCTGGGGATCGCCGTGAAGGAACGATTACAAAAGTAGTTGAACGCAGTAAAACGACCTTTGTCGGTACGTACCAAGCAAATCGTGGCTTTGGCTTTGTCGTGACAGATGATAAAAAACTAAATATGGACATTTTTATCGCCAAGGAAGATGCTTTAGGTGCGGTAGATGGTCATAAAGTCGTTGTAGAAGTTACGCATTGGCCGGATGAAACAAAATCGGCTACTGGGATGATTACGAAAATTTTAGGTCACCGAAATGATCCAGGTGTGGATATTTTATCGATTCTGTATAAATATGACATTCCACCAGAGTTTCCAGAGGAAGTTGTGCAAGCAGCAACGGAAGTGAAGGATGAAATTTCAGAGCAGGATTTAGTTGGTCGTCGTGATTTGCGCAATGAAGTAATCGTAACCATTGATGGCGCGGATGCGAAAGACTTAGATGATGCGGTAACTGTTATTAAAAATGCAGATGGTACGTATAAGCTAGGTGTTCATATTGCAGATGTCAGCTATTATGTGACGCAAGGTTCAGTCCTTGATATAGAAGCGTATGAGCGTGCAACATCCGTGTACTTAACAGACCGTGTTATTCCAATGATTCCACACCGTTTATCGAACGGGATTTGTTCATTAAATCCACAGGTTGATCGCTTAACATTGTCATGCGAAATGACGATTGATGGCAGTGGGCACGTCATTAAGCATGAGATTTTCCAAAGTGTGATTAACACAACAGAACGTATGACATATACCGATGTATACCATATTTTAGAGCATTCAGATGAACATCCGGAGCTAATGGAACGCTATGCGGACTTAGTGCCGATGTTTAGAAACATGGCGGAGCTTGCACAAGTGTTGCGTAATAAGCGAATGACGCGCGGTGCGATTGATTTTGACTTTAAAGAATCGAAAGTCCTTGTATCAGAAGAAGGCTGGCCAACTGAAATCGTTTTACGTGAGCGTACTGTTGCCGAGCGTTTAATTGAAGAATTTATGTTAGCAGCCAATGAAACAATTGCGGAACATTTCCACTGGATGGAGCTACCATTTATTTATCGTATACACGAAGATCCAAAGCCTGAAAAATTACAGCGTTTCTTTGAATTCGTTACGAATTTTGGCTTGGTGATTAAAGGTTCGGGCGCATCAGTCCATCCGAAAGCGTTACAAGAAATTATTTCAGCAATTGAAGGTTTACCAGAAGAGCCTGTCATTTCTACGATGTTACTACGTTCAATGCAGCAGGCAAAGTATTATCCGGAATCACTTGGTCACTTCGGCTTGTCGACGGATTACTATACGCACTTCACTTCTCCAATTCGACGATACCCGGATTTAATCGTTCACCGTTTAATTCGCACGTATTTAATTAATGGCGATACATCGAAGGAAACAGTATTCCAGTGGGGCCAAGCGATGGATGAGATTGCGGATCATACATCGAATCGCGAACGACGTGCAGTAGAGGCAGAACGTGATACAGATGCACTGAAAAAAGCACAGTATATGTCCGATAAAATTGGTGAGGAATTTGAAGGAATTGTTTCTTCCGTTACAAACTTCGGGATTTTCGTGGAATTAGAAAATACAGTAGAAGGTCTCGTGCATATTTCGAATATGGCCGATGATTACTACCGTTTTGATGATCGCTCGATGATGATGATTGGCGAACGTACAGGACGTCAATTCCGAATTGGTGATGAAGTAAAAATTCGTGTTGCCAATGTAGTCATTGAAGAATCTTCAGTAGACTTTGAAATTGTTGATATGATTTCGAATGCACGACCATTTAAAAAGCAATCCACAAGAGTGATTCATGCTGGTCGTCAAGAAAAGAGCCGTCCAGAGCGAACAGGTGAAAAACGTGATCGCAAGTCGCGCGGCGGCAGCAAGGAGCGTCCTGCAAAAGAGAAAAGAAGTAGCCGCTCCGATGAACGTGATCCACGCGGTCGTAGAAAAGATGGCAAATCCAATGATAAGCCAAAGTTCTATGAGGGTATTGCTCGAGGGAAAAAGAAAAAGAATAAAAAGAAGAAATAA
- a CDS encoding carboxylesterase yields MKKAMSTPFLFEAGSRAVLLLHGFTGSSADVRILGRFLENNGYTSHAPHYKGHGVPPEELIVTSPDDWWQDVLNGYDTLKQAGYEEIAVAGLSLGGVFSLKLALQKPVKGVITMCSPMSMRTTHKMFEGVIEYAQQYKKQEGKNEQKIELEIEALKNTGMASLPQLQQLIQEVRQSIDLLYAPILVVQSRQDDVIDPHSANIIYSSVESIQKELKWFEQSGHVITLDKERNQLHDDVLAFLNSLDWTV; encoded by the coding sequence ATGAAAAAAGCAATGTCTACACCATTTTTATTTGAAGCTGGATCACGAGCAGTTTTATTATTACATGGTTTTACAGGAAGTTCCGCGGATGTACGGATACTTGGCCGTTTTTTAGAGAATAATGGGTATACTTCTCATGCACCTCATTATAAAGGGCATGGCGTACCACCAGAAGAGCTCATAGTCACTAGTCCCGATGATTGGTGGCAAGATGTACTCAATGGATATGATACATTAAAACAAGCAGGCTATGAAGAAATCGCCGTTGCGGGACTATCTTTAGGTGGTGTTTTTTCATTAAAATTAGCACTGCAAAAGCCAGTAAAAGGCGTTATTACAATGTGTTCACCCATGTCGATGCGCACAACACATAAAATGTTTGAAGGTGTCATCGAATATGCACAACAATATAAAAAACAAGAAGGTAAAAATGAACAGAAAATCGAACTAGAAATAGAAGCGCTAAAAAATACAGGGATGGCTTCTTTACCACAGTTGCAGCAACTTATTCAAGAAGTACGACAGTCCATTGACTTATTATATGCACCGATTTTGGTCGTACAATCACGTCAAGATGATGTCATTGATCCGCACTCAGCAAACATAATTTATAGTAGTGTGGAATCCATTCAAAAAGAGTTGAAATGGTTTGAGCAATCAGGTCATGTGATTACACTTGATAAAGAAAGAAATCAGCTCCATGATGATGTTCTTGCGTTTTTAAATTCATTAGATTGGACAGTCTAA
- the secG gene encoding preprotein translocase subunit SecG produces MHTIFTVLLIIVALSLIVIVLLQSGKSAGLSGAISGGAEQLFGKQKARGMDLVLHRITIVLAVLFFVLALAITKF; encoded by the coding sequence ATGCATACAATATTTACAGTATTACTTATTATCGTAGCTTTATCTTTAATCGTTATTGTATTATTACAATCAGGTAAAAGTGCTGGTTTATCAGGTGCCATCTCAGGTGGAGCTGAGCAACTATTCGGTAAACAGAAAGCTCGTGGGATGGATTTAGTATTACACCGCATCACGATTGTTCTTGCTGTTTTATTCTTCGTATTAGCATTAGCTATTACAAAATTCTAA
- a CDS encoding class D sortase produces the protein MLKKMAFILLTVGLIFIGYAGMELKSVQQLEKVALAQAKEDLKKQIIETSQPESSNPELSFQNGQTIGILQIPLIEKEVPIVEGTDEDALKQGVGHYTGTFYPGQKDQILLSGHRDTVFTGLDKLQNGDPIIVKMQHGTFTYTIVETEIVDANDTTVIRSTAPEEMLTLSTCYPFRYIGNAPKRYIVYAKLIEK, from the coding sequence TTGTTAAAAAAAATGGCCTTTATTTTGCTGACGGTTGGACTGATTTTCATAGGTTACGCCGGTATGGAACTAAAGTCCGTACAGCAGTTGGAAAAAGTAGCGCTAGCTCAGGCAAAAGAAGATTTAAAAAAACAAATAATAGAGACATCTCAGCCTGAATCATCCAATCCTGAACTGTCTTTTCAAAACGGTCAAACAATTGGCATTTTGCAAATTCCCCTTATTGAAAAAGAGGTCCCGATTGTGGAAGGGACGGATGAGGATGCTTTAAAGCAAGGTGTTGGTCACTACACAGGCACCTTTTATCCTGGGCAAAAGGATCAAATTTTGTTATCAGGACATAGGGACACCGTATTTACGGGATTGGACAAATTACAAAATGGCGATCCAATCATTGTGAAAATGCAGCATGGAACTTTCACATATACCATAGTAGAGACGGAAATTGTCGATGCAAATGATACAACAGTCATCCGCTCTACAGCACCGGAAGAAATGCTGACTTTATCTACTTGCTATCCATTTCGGTATATTGGAAATGCGCCAAAACGGTATATTGTTTATGCGAAACTAATTGAAAAGTGA
- the sipW gene encoding signal peptidase I SipW, giving the protein MRYIKKSKNSKIMKWVNNIVSGILMFLLISVASVVVISKVSGGEPQFFGYQLKTVLSGSMEPGIQTGSIIAVKAAEDKTNYKKGDVITFQEAEGILITHRITEVIKSGDSVLYRTKGDNNNGEDMNPVMSENVVAKYTGFTMPYVGYFNNFAQSKNGAFLLLIPGILLLLYSAFTIWKVLSVVELPQRKKAEIVGEDGEKSPS; this is encoded by the coding sequence ATGAGGTATATAAAGAAATCGAAAAATAGCAAGATCATGAAGTGGGTAAATAATATTGTCTCGGGCATACTAATGTTTTTGCTGATCAGTGTAGCCTCCGTAGTAGTTATTTCAAAAGTATCTGGCGGAGAACCGCAATTTTTCGGTTACCAGTTAAAAACTGTTCTTTCGGGATCCATGGAACCGGGGATTCAAACTGGCTCCATTATAGCTGTCAAGGCTGCTGAAGATAAAACGAACTACAAAAAAGGCGATGTCATCACATTCCAAGAAGCTGAAGGCATTTTAATTACTCACCGAATTACAGAAGTAATCAAAAGTGGGGATTCTGTTCTTTACCGGACAAAAGGCGATAACAACAATGGCGAGGATATGAATCCAGTTATGTCTGAAAATGTGGTGGCGAAGTACACTGGCTTTACAATGCCTTACGTAGGGTACTTCAATAACTTTGCCCAGTCGAAAAATGGTGCATTTTTATTGTTAATACCGGGAATACTACTACTTCTATACTCAGCATTTACAATTTGGAAAGTACTATCTGTAGTCGAATTACCTCAAAGAAAAAAAGCAGAAATAGTGGGAGAAGATGGCGAGAAAAGTCCTTCCTGA
- a CDS encoding CalY family protein — translation MNLKKKLAMGIATGALAVSMIGGGTYAYFSDTETSTNTFAAGTLDLSLNPTEIINVDNIKPGDWMTRIFDLKNDGTLDIANVLLETKYAVTDAKGDNVEDFGKHIRVNFMWNPDKDISGPWTEAGNVIYKTTLADLQGMTPDAVANKIFIPWFEEQGGLKTGDTDTLAVQFEFVENDADQNQFQGDSLELTWNFEAKQGDGVAK, via the coding sequence ATGAATCTTAAAAAGAAGTTAGCAATGGGTATCGCAACTGGAGCATTAGCTGTAAGTATGATCGGTGGAGGAACTTATGCTTATTTCAGTGATACAGAAACAAGTACGAATACTTTCGCTGCAGGTACATTGGATTTATCACTAAACCCTACGGAAATTATTAATGTAGATAATATTAAGCCTGGAGACTGGATGACTCGAATATTTGATTTAAAAAATGATGGAACACTCGACATTGCAAATGTGTTGCTTGAAACAAAATACGCTGTAACGGATGCAAAAGGTGATAATGTAGAAGATTTCGGAAAACATATCCGAGTTAACTTCATGTGGAATCCAGATAAAGATATTTCTGGACCATGGACTGAAGCGGGCAATGTGATTTACAAAACCACTCTTGCAGATTTGCAGGGTATGACACCAGACGCTGTTGCCAATAAAATCTTTATTCCATGGTTTGAAGAACAAGGTGGTTTGAAAACTGGAGATACTGACACACTGGCGGTCCAATTTGAATTTGTTGAAAATGACGCGGATCAAAACCAATTCCAAGGCGATTCTTTGGAATTGACTTGGAACTTTGAAGCTAAACAAGGTGATGGCGTAGCCAAATAA